One stretch of Amycolatopsis tolypomycina DNA includes these proteins:
- a CDS encoding ABC transporter substrate-binding protein yields MNVLKKRWAAAAAAAAGLVLLTACGSGGSSGGSAGGAVTLGFAQVGAESGWRTANTKSIQESAKSAGIELKFSDAQQKQENQISAIRSYIQQKVKVIAFSPVVESGWDTVLKEAKNANIPVILTDRAIDSPDKSLYKTFLGSDFVAEGKKAGEWLTKEFGSATGQVNIVELQGTTGSAPANDRKKGFADVIAADPKYKIVASQTGEFTRAKGKEVMEAFLKSQPKIDVLYAHNDDMALGAIEAIEAAGKVPGKDIKIVSVDAVKDGMQALADGKINHIVECNPLLGPQLMDLVKKVAAGEQVPARIETKETEFDQAAAKAALPSRQY; encoded by the coding sequence GTGAACGTGCTGAAGAAGCGATGGGCCGCCGCGGCGGCCGCGGCGGCCGGACTCGTGCTGCTCACCGCCTGCGGGAGTGGCGGTTCGTCCGGCGGCTCGGCCGGCGGCGCCGTCACGCTCGGCTTCGCCCAGGTGGGCGCCGAGAGCGGCTGGCGGACGGCGAACACCAAGTCGATCCAGGAGTCGGCCAAGTCCGCCGGGATCGAGCTGAAGTTCTCCGACGCGCAGCAGAAGCAGGAGAACCAGATCTCCGCGATCCGCTCGTACATCCAGCAGAAGGTCAAGGTCATCGCCTTCTCGCCGGTCGTCGAGTCCGGCTGGGACACCGTCCTCAAGGAAGCCAAGAACGCCAACATCCCGGTCATCCTCACCGACCGCGCGATCGACTCGCCGGACAAGTCGCTCTACAAGACCTTCCTCGGCTCCGACTTCGTCGCCGAGGGCAAGAAGGCGGGGGAGTGGCTGACCAAGGAGTTCGGCAGCGCCACCGGCCAGGTGAACATCGTCGAGTTGCAGGGCACCACCGGCTCGGCCCCGGCGAACGACCGCAAGAAGGGCTTCGCGGACGTCATCGCGGCCGACCCGAAGTACAAGATCGTCGCCTCGCAGACCGGTGAGTTCACCCGCGCCAAGGGCAAGGAGGTCATGGAGGCCTTCCTGAAGTCCCAGCCCAAGATCGACGTGCTCTACGCCCACAACGACGACATGGCCCTCGGTGCCATCGAGGCCATCGAAGCCGCCGGCAAGGTCCCGGGCAAGGACATCAAGATCGTCTCCGTGGACGCGGTCAAGGACGGCATGCAGGCGCTCGCCGACGGCAAGATCAACCACATCGTCGAGTGCAACCCGCTGCTCGGCCCGCAGCTGATGGACCTGGTCAAGAAGGTCGCCGCCGGCGAGCAGGTGCCCGCCCGCATCGAGACCAAGGAGACCGAGTTCGACCAGGCCGCGGCCAAGGCCGCCCTGCCGTCGCGCCAGTACTGA
- a CDS encoding LacI family DNA-binding transcriptional regulator — translation MAERPRSGGPLKATSAGTRQPSLTDVAGVAGVSHMTVSRVINGTGPVRPETRARVLAAIEELGYRPNSAARALVTGRTGTLGVVALESNLYGPASTLYGIENAAREAGYAITISSVSRPGRSSIADAVENLRRQAVEGVIVIAPHVSAGRALEAAPADFPVVAVGGGEAAPVPVISVDQRDGARRATEHLLALGHRTVWHIAGPEDWLEARDRELGWRETLERHGVGAPQVIRGDWSSRSGYEAGRSLAKEKDLDAVFAGNDQMALGLLRAFAEAGISVPRDVRVAGFDDVPEAAYFTPPLTTVRQDFIEVGRRTFGLLAGRMDGGDRHARALVVPELIVRESTGPR, via the coding sequence GTGGCCGAACGACCCCGCTCCGGCGGACCCCTGAAGGCGACCTCCGCCGGGACGCGGCAGCCGAGCCTGACCGACGTCGCGGGCGTGGCCGGGGTGTCCCACATGACCGTGTCCCGGGTGATCAACGGGACCGGCCCGGTGCGTCCCGAGACCCGTGCGCGGGTGCTCGCGGCGATCGAGGAGCTGGGCTACCGGCCCAATTCCGCGGCCCGCGCGCTGGTCACCGGGCGGACCGGCACGCTCGGCGTCGTCGCGCTCGAGTCCAATCTGTACGGTCCGGCCAGCACGCTCTACGGCATCGAGAACGCCGCCCGGGAAGCCGGGTACGCGATCACGATCTCCAGCGTCAGCAGGCCGGGCCGGTCGTCGATCGCCGACGCGGTGGAGAACCTGCGCCGCCAGGCGGTCGAGGGCGTCATCGTGATCGCCCCGCACGTCAGCGCGGGCCGGGCCCTGGAAGCCGCGCCCGCGGACTTCCCGGTCGTCGCCGTCGGCGGCGGGGAGGCGGCACCGGTGCCGGTCATCTCCGTCGACCAGCGCGACGGCGCCCGCCGGGCCACCGAACACCTCCTGGCGCTGGGCCACCGCACGGTGTGGCACATCGCCGGGCCGGAGGACTGGCTGGAGGCCCGCGACCGCGAGCTCGGCTGGCGGGAAACCCTGGAACGCCACGGCGTCGGGGCCCCGCAGGTGATCCGCGGCGACTGGAGCTCCCGGTCGGGCTACGAGGCGGGGCGATCCCTCGCCAAGGAAAAGGATCTGGACGCCGTCTTCGCCGGCAACGACCAGATGGCACTGGGCCTGCTGCGCGCGTTCGCCGAAGCGGGCATCTCGGTGCCGCGGGACGTGCGCGTGGCGGGCTTCGACGACGTCCCCGAGGCGGCGTACTTCACGCCGCCGCTCACGACGGTGCGCCAGGACTTCATCGAAGTCGGACGGCGTACGTTCGGCCTGCTGGCCGGGCGGATGGACGGAGGCGACCGGCACGCGCGCGCCCTGGTCGTCCCCGAGTTGATCGTGCGCGAGAGCACCGGACCGCGCTAG